GTGAACTTGAACTTCTTTCCCGTAGGTCCATAATCATGTTCTTCCCATTCAGTAGGAGGTCTCAGGCTCGGAAAATGGTCATAAACCCATGCCTAAAAATAAATTAAGTATAAAAAATTGACACATtactaaaaatataacaaactaagaaaaatgtaaccaaacttaCCATTAGAAGCGCAACATTCCCGGCAATTTCAGTAGCTCCAACCCTAGAGGCCTTTCTTAGGCTGTTAAGTAAATATGCAAGGGTTGTAGTGGCCCACGAATAATTTTTGATCTCGTCCAAATTCTTCAACAAGCGTAGGTAATGAACATTCATCATATTTCCCGAGTTATCGGGAAAGAAAACGTTcccaagagaatacaacaaataAGTTGTGGTTGTACGCCTAACTGTTGTTTCATCAATCACCTGACCTTCCCTTTCCTTTGATGTTGTTCCTTCAAACGTGGTCATCATATTCTTCAACAATAGCTTTGTGATGATTTTGGGTTTATGTGGTTCAGCAGGGTCATAACCACCAGCCAACTGAAACTCCATCTCAGTTTCATCTTTTTCCCACCCAAGTGTTTTTTGAACAAGGATATAAAGGTCAGTCCAAGACATGTTGTTGTCGAAACCTTCAAACGCAGATTGTTCTTTAACTTCAAGGTCAGTAATTTGCTTCACATCGTCCGTTGTTGttgtcatctctccaaatggaagatgaaacgtatcggtttcaagccaatatctttcccTGAAGGCAGATACCACAACATTATCATACTCCGATTGGAAATGAAGAATTCCAAGCCCTAGTCCTATACTAACCACTAGATTGCGAACCGAAGCACATTCTTTACTTAATGGTCAATGTTTACCCCTTTGACGCTTGAGCAATTTATTGCATCTTGCGTGGTCCTAAGAAACCAAATATACAAAAATTTAAGCATATTATGGtgaactgaaataaacaaacaaaatgtatcaaaataatgaatgttttaagaaaagtaacAAAAAACATACCCTTGTCTGACAGACTTTTGCGGACCAGGAACcggtataaccaaataagattaaAGACTTATCTGGGGCCTCGCCCcaaggtcttttattcttctttgcTGGAAATAACAAATCTTTGACTTTAGGAATATGCATCCCTTTCGGTGCAGGCTCCTTTCTCggattcttttctttctttttccttggaGGTGCAGCTACAACTACCTCTGTTCCCTTGGTAttttctacctcttcatcattttcttcctcttccttttcttcatcattttcttcatcttcctcctcttcatcatttgcttcctcttcatcctctccatcatCATCGGTTTCTTtagattcttcttcatcttcatcattattagTTTCTTCCTCTACAATTTCATTTTCGTTGCCTTCATGGTTAGTTTCGACTCCGACCTCTTCTTGATCATTATGTTCCACTCCTTATAACTCAACTCCAGATTCAGCAACAAGTTGTTCCTcaacttaatttcaaacttattcttcctcttcttctcattcttgtggaTTCCTCTATTATCTACTCCTAAATGCTTGTCACCGCGAGGGGTGGGCGTATGATCAATCGGGGTTAAGTTATTTCCTCTCTTATTATTCCTACACAAGCATaacaattgattgatttactaagggtaaaacaaataatatagacaacaaaaaaaaaacaaaaaattagtgAGCATGCATAGTTACGGTTTGTAACCAATGAAAGAGACCAACCACAGCATTTATAATGTTGGTAAATAGtgaatcgagatcaaccgtaTCAACCATACGGTTGGTAACTTATGTATCGGGATCAACCGTAGCTAATCCATGGTTGGTATTTGATCTTATTTTACAACCGTAAGTTTTCTTTGGGCAAAAACTAAGATACAAGATGTTTtacggttggtaaggttatttgagttacaagtcgtaactcaaatacggttgataacactgatgcaattacaaaccgtaaaAATCAAATGAAAGTTACTGGACAATTTACGGTTCGTAACTGAAGAAACGATACCAACCGTAAGCTAtttacggttgcaaaaaaaaactaaactgaACAATTTCTCATAAATTCAAGAACTTACGGGTGGTATTTCAGTTACAACGAACCGTAGCATCAACCAAAACCATAGTTACGGTTGAAATTGGAgtcattaccaaccgtaactcacattcAACAAAgatatttcagtttcaattttgtTCCAAAACTctatttttgatacaaaactaacttaaatcaacacaataaactaaaccctaactgggtttttcgaaaCGTACCTCAAAAAAGTCATTGTGCTTGATTTTGACGGTTGAGGAGTTTCAAATTGACGTTCTTGACCTAATGGAGGATTTGGTTCATTAGAACGGCTacaatcttcgtcaaccttcttcttcggcatctctaatatagttttcaatcc
The nucleotide sequence above comes from Papaver somniferum cultivar HN1 chromosome 8, ASM357369v1, whole genome shotgun sequence. Encoded proteins:
- the LOC113306362 gene encoding uncharacterized protein LOC113306362, translating into MTTTTDDVKQITDLEVKEQSAFEGFDNNMSWTDLYILVQKTLGWEKDETEMEFQLAGGYDPAEPHKPKIITKLLLKNMMTTFEGTTSKEREGQVIDETTVRRTTTTYLLYSLGNVFFPDNSGNMMNVHYLRLLKNLDEIKNYSWATTTLAYLLNSLRKASRVGATEIAGNVALLMVSLVTFFLVCYIFSNVSIFYT